One Dictyostelium discoideum AX4 chromosome 3 chromosome, whole genome shotgun sequence genomic region harbors:
- the dhkA gene encoding HisK family protein kinase: MELKTFKDLNDDIIGDTSPVINTGDQPNPLRTQQQQLQQQQQQQQQQQQQQQQQQQQQQQQQQQQQHHIPQQLYQKQQQQQHSHSYGNHSFIHNVSPTSPSYDINNNNNNNNNNNNNNNNNNNNNNNSNNNNNNNNNNKNNYNNNYYYSPIENSNISKSLEESVLNQFPHNFNLNSSNNNYLNNSSSLHNINQSVNSLSNNNNNQTNQQPINNNNNNNNNNNNNNSNNSNNSNNNNNGNNNNNITDSPTKSKRHSTYETNIGSHQRRKSIQSLIANSAIHSFSKLKNKPLSSSTPSTVNTCGAVNNNSNNNNNNNNNSTGSLGAIPMDRSFDGNINTITEESTGGNNSPRSNCGSNCGSNGGIPLSPRNLSSLNSGVNVSPRNIHLNNLNNNSSNLPPLSPRHINFHINVSNLNNNNNNNINPNNNPNNSNNSNNNVSPRNNNHNISPRGSNISPRSNNGGSTTISPRNISNNNNIINNINNNNILTPPRNSPRLENVNPTNSPRLLATSLNSTLPIVSSLTSSNNNNQSNNNTNPSINNNNGRNGHCIQTISEEILGNKPVVYNNGNNNNNNNTNNSTTSNNNITTNNNNNNNNNINNNVLSTPRKRTKGNHSKTNSLQDFETSSMNGGDDSISGAGSGGSLRRRNKDDNDENDGNSNNTNSNNSNNNNNNNNNSSNNNNNNSNNNNNNNNNNNNNNNNNNNNNNNNNNNNNNNNNNNNNNNNNNNYHNGATMMMSHNHQSIGMSSSPKKNNFKPFSRNCSLMGMGRRAWAIILGLFIVGSSISILATLVLRYSEENSIADDFARVARDRFTMLRIEFNNRLYITQTLSLLLSVFPSTSEDQFVPFSKLWSDNAEGLEGIMWAPRVSNLDRYTWEIEHSVKIREIVTNPNNSSDMRDVPAAAASDYYPILFSEPQSSNDHFKGYNIYSDMWRRPSLNKTRDTGEKVSVASPYINKLANVPKNSRSNVLLYIYQAVYTYGKVLSTVEDRRHEVIGFASCRFFISRMVSASLQRLTEEDSLDLYVFDLDSTPIGELIYYRASNAGNDDGSSPTNIMNGKMLEDRSDMIYYNTMNVGGRNWMIALRPSRKFTNKHYTFYPYAIGGVCMLLSALVSFWFAVNTKHNIKLSATNEDLHKEIYNRKLAEKALAESQERLELAMEGSEDAVWDWKVNTGELHISSRWFQILKAHDTSYQSRTLYEELKSSSTNNLNFKGDSKNGGSNNGTFNLFKNGKVDSSSPQSITNVNTTNGGGGGELRKSNSGYLYNDELFSPIILEEMVSSPNTHQLAIWNMKFLAELIHPDDKQKFISEIKKTITRETSIMEIECRMRKKYGGYLYIIMRGKVVSNETSFKDNSLRMAGTLRDMTSRKDMQRLILEKEAAEEANKAKSAFVATVSHEVRTPLSGVIGVSDLLLETNLSEEQRDYVQTIQKSSQALLTIINDILDYSKLESRQLKMETLPFSIIETCQAVIHMLSVAANDDVDILLRVPPNVPRIIFGDAMRMRQVLLNLLSNAIKFTSRGHVLTDISVDDSIPPTNTEEEIIHLCITIEDTGIGIPQSLFDSIFEPFSQADNSTTRKYGGTGLGLSITKRLIEEVMGGTIQVSSIVGQGSKFKCIIPFLLPNTSPSDLNLISPSSLPKPFINRSPKSTYSFTDKKNSVPSTPIPSGDILINKVCLLICRDTVTELVFKEQLEWLGMIVKQVPRNVIDSIKNTILNNNNNNNNNNNNNNNNSNNSSSIISPSSLDYSDENEHLDLVLIDLEILTEHLKIPSNVPIIFITPTKFNISKHNGILNKWITKSPNQRVELIRRPAITDKLIPIISKCIKSQVQFTSGSSQLQSQQANLQQQLLHQQLCNNGQTLNNNYNSGGIGGGGGGGGSNTMNGSSGNLSNNNNFGQTPLSSGLVLLVHTGRTPPLFNNNGNSIIPPLELAVDHHGNQQQQLYQQQQQQQNNSSGNFQQFYQQQNNNSNNSFTPTLPNENSNNSIMNNSLNNNNTTPSNVTPTLFTSSPLDLQGRDTPVLQPPAYRKKALIVEDNELNRKVLAQLFKKIDWTISFAENGREALKEITGERCFDIVFMDCQMPVLDGFQTTKIIRSKERENNWKRMNIVALSAGSSSSFVQDCLDSGMDSFMGKPITLATLKDALAKWGGYNN, encoded by the exons atggaattaaaaacatttaag gACTTAAACGATGATATTATAGGAGATACATCACCAGTAATAAATACAGGTGACCAACCAAATCCTTTGCgtactcaacaacaacaactacaacaacaacaacaacaacaacaacaacaacaacaacaacaacaacaacaacaacaacaacaacaacaacaacaacaacaacaacagcatcaTATACCACAACAATTATATCaaaagcaacaacaacaacagcacaGTCATAGCTATGGaaatcattcattcattcacaATGTTTCACCAACATCACCAAGTTacgatataaataataataataataataataataataataataataataataataataataataataataataataatagtaataataataataataataataacaataataaaaataactacaataacaattattactattCACCAATcgaaaatagtaatatatCAAAATCATTAGAGGAATCAGTGTTAAACCAATTTCCtcataattttaatttaaattctagtaataataattatttaaataatagtagtagtttacataatattaatcaaagtgttaattctttaagcaataataataataatcaaacaaaccaacaaccaataaataacaataacaacaacaacaacaacaataataataataatagtaacaatagcaataatagcaacaataacaataatggtaacaataataataatattacagattcaccaacaaaatcaaaaagacATAGTACATATGAAACAAACATTGGTAGTCATCAACGaagaaaatcaattcaatcattaattgCAAATTCAGCTATACATTCATTctcaaaattaaagaataaaccattatcatcttcaacCCCATCCACTGTAAATACTTGTGGTgctgttaataataatagtaacaacaacaacaataataataataatagtactgGTAGTTTAGGAGCAATACCAATGGATAGAAGTTTTGATGGTAATATAAACACAATAACTGAAGAATCAACTGGAGGAAACAATAGTCCAAGAAGTAATTGTGGTAGTAATTGTGGTAGTAATGGTGGAATTCCATTATCACCTAGAAATTTAAGTAGTTTAAATAGTGGTGTTAATGTTTCACCAAGgaatattcatttaaataatttaaataataatagttcaaaTTTACCACCACTTAGTCCTAgacatattaattttcatattaatgtttcaaatttaaataataataataataataatattaatccaaataataatccaaataatagtaataatagtaataataatgtttcaCCAAGAAATAATAACCACAACATTTCACCAAGAGGTTCAAATATTTCACCAAGAAGTAATAATGGGGGTTCTACAACTATTTCACCTAgaaatattagtaataataataatattattaataatattaataataataatattttaactcCACCAAGAAATAGTCCAAGATTGGAAAATGTGAATCCTACTAATAGTCCAAGATTACTTGCCACTTCATTAAACAGTACTTTACCTATTGTATCATCATTAACATCttcaaacaataataatcaaagCAATAATAACACTAATCcaagtattaataataataatggtagaAATGGACATTGTATTCAAACTATTTCAGAAGAAATTTTAGGTAATAAACCAGTAGtttataataatggtaataataataataataacaacaccaacaacagcaccaccagcaacaacaacatcaccacaaacaacaacaataacaataataataatattaataataatgttttaaGTACACCAAGAAAGAGAACAAAAGGAAATCATTCAAAAACTAATAGTTTACAAGATTTTGAAACATCTAGTATGAATGGAGGCGATGATAGTATTAGTGGTGcaggtagtggtggtagtttaagaagaagaaataaagatgataatgatgaaaatgatggaaatagtaataatacaaatagtaataatagtaacaataataataataacaacaataatagtagtaataataataataataatagtaataataataataataacaataataataataataataataataataataataataataataataataataataataataataataataataataataataataataataataataataataataataactatcaTAATGGTGCAACAATGATGATGAGTCATAATCATCAAAGTATTGGTATGAGTAGTTCAccaaagaaaaataattttaaaccattttCAAGAAATTGTTCATTAATGGGAATGGGAAGAAGAGCATGGGCAATTATATTGGGTTTATTTATAGTTGggtcatcaatttcaatattgGCAACATTGGTATTACGTTATTCAGAGGAGAATTCAATTGCAGATGATTTTGCGAGAGTTGCTAGAGATAGATTTACAATGTTAAGaatagaatttaataatagattATATATCACACAAACATTGTCATTGTTATTGTCAGTATTTCCATCGACATCAGAGGATCAGTTTGTACCATTCTCAAAACTATGGTCTGATAATGCCGAAGGTTTAGAGGGTATAATGTGGGCTCCACGTGTGTCTAATCTTGATAGATATACATGGGAGATTGAACATTCGGTAAAGATTAGAGAGATAGTTACAAATCCAAACAATTCATCCGATATGAGAGATGTACCAGCTGCAGCTGCTTCCGATTACTATCCTATATTGTTTAGTGAACCACAATCATCGAATGACCATTTCAAAGGCTATAATATTTATTCGGATATGTGGCGTAGGCCATCACTAAATAAAACAAGAGATACCGGTGAAAAGGTGTCAGTGGCGTCACcctatattaataaattagcAAATGTACCAAAGAATAGTAGATCAAATGTATTGTTGTACATTTATCAAGCAGTCTATACTTATGGTAAGGTATTATCAACGGTTGAAGATAGAAGACATGAAGTGATTGGGTTTGCAAGTTGTAGGTTTTTCATTAGTAGAATGGTGTCAGCAAGTTTACAACGTCTAACTGAAGAGGATTCATTGGATTTGTATGTTTTCGATTTAGATTCCACTCCAATTGGTgagttaatttattatagaGCTTCAAATGCGggtaatgatgatggtaGTTCACCAACAAATATTATGAATGGGAAAATGTTGGAAGATCGGTCCGATATGATCTATTATAACACTATGAATGTTGGTGGTAGGAATTGGATGATAGCTTTACGCCCATCTAGAAAGTTCACCAATAAACATTATACTTTCTATCCCTATGCAATTGGTGGCGTTTGTATGCTTCTATCAGCATTGGTTTCATTTTGGTTTGCTGTAAATACTAAACATAATATCAAGCTATCAGCAACCAATGAAGATTTACataaagaaatttataataGAAAATTGGCAGAGAAAGCATTGGCAGAGAGCCAGGAAAGATTGGAATTGGCTATGGAAGGCTCAGAGGATGCTGTTTGGGATTGGAAAGTTAATACTGGTGAATTACATATAAGTTCAAGATGGTTCCAAATCTTAAAAGCTCATGATACTTCCTACCAAAGTAGAACACTTtatgaagaattaaaaagtagttcaacaaataatttaaattttaaaggtgattCAAAGAAtggtggtagtaataatggtacttttaatttatttaaaaatggtaaagTTGATTCATCAAGTCCTCAATCAATAACAAATGTTAATACTACTAATGGAGGTGGAGGTGGTGAATTAAGAAAATCAAATAGTGgttatttatataatgatgaattattttcaCCAATTATTTTGGAAGAAATGGTTTCATCACCAAATACTCATCAATTAGCAATTTGGAATATGAAATTTTTGGCAGAATTAATTCATCCTGATGATAAACAAAAGTTTATAAGTGAAATCAAGAAAACAATTACAAGAGAGACCTCAATTATGGAAATTGAATGTAGAATGCGTAAAAAGTATGGTGGTTatctttatataattatgAGGGGTAAGGTAGTTTCAAATGAAACCTCTTTCAAAGATAATTCATTACGTATGGCTGGTACATTACGTGATATGACATCTCGAAAAGATATGCAACGTTTAATTCTAGAGAAAGAAGCTGCCGAGGAAGCAAATAAAGCTAAATCTGCATTTGTTGCAACGGTTTCACATGAAGTTAGAACTCCACTATCAGGTGTAATAGGTGTTagtgatttattattagaaacCAATTTAAGTGAAGAACAAAGAGATTACGTTCAAACCATTCAAAAGAGTTCTCAAGCATTGTTGACCATTATCAATGATATTTTAGATTATTCAAAATTGGAGAGTAgacaattgaaaatggaGACATTACCCTTCTCAATTATTGAAACTTGTCAAGCTGTAATTCATATGCTTTCCGTTGCTGCCAATGACGATGTTGACATTTTATTACGTGTCCCACCAAATGTACCAAGAATTATATTTGGTGATGCAATGAGGATGAGACAAGTCTTATTGAATCTCCTGTCGAAtgcaattaaatttacaagtCGTGGTCATGTTTTAACAGATATCAGCGTTGATGATTCAATACCACCTACCAATACTGAGGAAGAGATCATTCATCTTTGTATTACCATTGAAGATACAGGTATTGGTATACCACAATCATTATTCGATTCAATCTTTGAACCATTCTCACAAGCTGATAATTCAACCACTAGAAAATATGGTGGTACTGGCTTGGGTTTATCAATTACAAAACGTTTAATTGAAGAAGTAATGGGTGGTACAATACAAGTTAGTAGTATCGTCGGTCAAGGTTCAAAGTTTAAATGTATAATTCCATTCCTTTTACCAAATACTTCACCatcagatttaaatttaatttcacctTCATCACTTCCAAAACCATTCATTAATCGTTCACCAAAATCAACTTATTCTTTCactgataaaaaaaatagtgttCCATCAACTCCAATACCAAGTGgtgatattttaataaacaaagtttgtttattaatttgtagAGATACTGTTACTGAATTAGTATTTAAAGAACAATTAGAATGGTTAGGAATGATTGTAAAACAAGTTCCAAGAAATGTTATTGATAGTATTAAAAAtactattttaaataataataacaataataataataataataataataataataataattcaaataattcttcATCAATTATTTCACCATCTTCATTAGATTATAGTGATGAGAATGAACATTTAGATCttgtattaattgatttagaaattttaacTGAACATCTTAAAATACCATCAAATGTtccaataatatttattacaccaacaaaatttaatatttcaaaacataatggaattttaaataaatggaTTACTAAATCACCAAATCAAAGAGTTGAACTAATAAGAAGACCTGCAATCactgataaattaattccaATAATTAGTAAATGTATTAAATCTCAAGTTCAATTTACTTCTGGTTCATCACAGCTTCAATCACAACAAGCaaatttacaacaacaattacttCATCAACAACTTTGTAATAATGGTCAAactctaaataataattataactcTGGaggtattggtggtggtggtggcggTGGAGGAAGTAATACAATGaatggtagtagtggtaatttatcaaataataataactttggTCAAACTCCTTTATCATCTGGTCTTGTTTTATTAGTACATACAGGTAGAACTCCtcctttatttaataataatggaaattCTATAATTCCACCATTAGAATTAGCTGTTGATCATCATggtaatcaacaacaacaactttaccaacaacaacaacaacaacaaaataatagtagtggtaacTTCCAacaattttatcaacaacaaaataataatagtaataatagtttcaCACCAACTTTaccaaatgaaaatagtaataatagcattatgaataatagtttaaataacaataatacaaCACCATCAAATGTTACACCAACACTTTTTACATCTAGTCCATTAGATTTACAAGGAAGAGATACACCTGTATTACAACCGCCAGCATATAGAAAGAAAGCTTTAATCGTTGAAGATAATGAACTAAATCGTAAGGTTTTAGCTCAACTCTTTAAGAAAATTGATTGGACCATTTCATTTGCTGAAAATGGAAGAGAAGCTCTAAAAGAAATCACTGGCGAAAGATGTTTCGATATCGTATTCATGGATTGTCAAATGCCAGTTTTGGATGGTTTCCAAACTACTAAAATAATAAGATCAAAAGAAAGGGAAAATAATTGGAAGAGAATGAATATTGTTGCACTTTCAGCTggttcatcttcttcatttgTTCAAGATTGTTTAGATTCTGGTATGGATTCTTTCATGGGTAAACCAATTACCCTAGCTACTCTAAAAGATGCACTAGCAAAATGGGGtggttataataattaa
- the pex3 gene encoding peroxin 3, with protein MENFQFEDLSPNKVSKVYQDLKKFGSFLYNHKMGVFLVSFSSGVAYLYHNITQSHKRKQIKLAKERVMTYFESTQKLSEREVDAIITKFIDENKILDKIQTPSLASIRSEKDPSEKLKLTDQLKVSIITKLFSVLYIIPMVTIFNRLQINLIGKYCYLDYVLYKDQEQHSMRLINQQTESNFINSRNNCYFFKDINFSQFINLIQEQIKISLKDWKIDQQSSFEGFLKLLINIRNNFEKKEIIASISSDNSLLKYLIPTEEEIDNLVQSQKTPENDNDIEYQNLKMLYNEIRNIFESQKFYDVLKDSINQSFLEFTKNLREDFESTELKKQIDSIVLPDLPIEMEIPKPLVTMHNIILLPKINKQIGNIIVNKKSIIEKIGSTDLINQLNYSVLTNDLDFNKVQF; from the exons atggagAACTTTCAATTCGAAGATTTAAGTCCAAATAAAGTTAGTAAGGTTTACCAAGACCTTAAAAAGTTTGgatcatttttatataatcatAAGATGGGTGTGTTTTTAGTATCATTTAGTAGTGGTGTTGCATATCTTTATCATAATATAACACAATCTCataaaagaaaacaaatcaaattaGCAAAAGAAAGAGTTATGACATATTTTGAATCAACACAAAAACTTAGTGAAAGAGAGGTAGATGCAATAATTACAAAATttattgatgaaaataaaatattggaTAAAATTCAAACACCTTCTTTAGCATCAATTAGATCAGAAAAAGATCCTtcagaaaaattaaaattaacagatcaattaaaagtttcaa ttattacaaaattattttcagttttatatataataccAATGGTGACAATTTTTAATAGACTAcagataaatttaattggaaaatattgttatttagATTATGTTTTATATAAAGATCAAGAACAACATTCAATGagattaataaatcaacaaactgaatcaaattttataaactcaagaaataattgttatttctttaaagatattaatttttcacaatttattaatttaattcaagaacaaattaaaatttcattaaaaga ttggaaaATTGATCAACAAAGTAGTTTTGAaggatttttaaaattattaattaatattagaaataattttgaaaaaaaagagattatagcatcaatatcatcagataattcattattaaaatatttaataccaACAGAAGAAGAAATCGATAATTTAGTTCAATCTCAAAAAACAcctgaaaatgataatgatattgaatatcaaaatttaaaaatgttatataatgaaattaggaatatttttgaaag cCAAAAATTTTATGATGTATTAAAAGATAGTataaatcaatcatttttagaatttacaaaaaatttaagaGAAGATTTCGAATCAactgaattaaaaaaacaaattgattcaatCGTTTTACCAgatttaccaattgaaatgGAGATTCCAAAACCATTGGTAACAATgcataatattattttattaccaaaaattaataaacaaattggaAATATTATTgtcaataaaaaatcaataattgaaaaaattggttcaacagatttaattaatcaattaaattattcagTTTTAACAAATGatttagattttaataaagttcaattttaa
- the brf1 gene encoding TATA box-binding protein-associated factor, RNA polymerase III, subunit 2 gives MSKNCGNCGNDSFASSNEGSVVCTACGTVKESANIVSEVQFGGDSSIVGTFVSATRKPSSYRSLGGRDSRAMSVENARKKLDQIGNSLRIRSHLIDSAQRTFELAMENNFTKGRQTRLVAAACLYIVCRRERTPHLLIDFSENLQVNVFIVAGTFLQLIKLLNIQLPIVDPSFFIQRFASALEFGDQTKDVIATANKLVARMKRDWMSIGRKPSGICGASLYIASKIHGFKRSMKEIVHVVKIGEQTLINRLDEFRKTPTATLRFDEFNGMDLEDQCDPPSFTRARLKEKKEEEKLKLLEEKKERKRLKKEKKKLLELENNKDNKEIIIKENKEEIEKKLEKKQDLKKDKKDKIKGGEGEEEEEEEEDDDDDDEEEEEDNLNEETKGDNKKNKKRKRELLKDDDDIEKESNDIVKGSQNVQSIKDITNVDSIPTTLLENIEKFEKIQSDIKTLAQKVKNEMDEKIKESQSQEPDTTPPPSSTTTTQTTTTTTTSQNNESSAPIDLPTPINKTMDSVVSYPTITSTIDQSVFAPNDELENLSDEELDFYLEHDKDTVKKKEEIWVELNKEWIEKNEERQREIEEDIKAGRPPRKRKAPVSKKSAENAQAAAEEELKKRTRNAKLVEKLGLFKPNFVTMGLFGGAGASNNQAAVGAMLSTDGTSKNTSINPKETNKEDDDDDDYEPIQPIQSGSLLSRNFNNYEEDDY, from the coding sequence atgtcaaaaAATTGTGGAAATTGTGGAAATGATTCATTTGCGTCATCAAATGAAGGTAGTGTTGTATGTACAGCATGTGGTACAGTTAAAGAATCAGCAAACATTGTATCAGAAGTACAATTTGGAGGAGATTCATCAATTGTTGGTACATTTGTTAGTGCAACTAGGAAACCATCATCCTATAGATCATTAGGAGGAAGAGATTCAAGGGCAATGTCAGTAGAGAATGCACGTAAAAAATTGGATCAAATTGGTAACTCATTAAGAATTAGAAGTCATTTAATCGATAGTGCACAAAGAACCTTTGAATTGGCAATGGAGAATAATTTCACCAAAGGTAGACAAACAAGATTGGTTGCAGCAGCATGTTTATATATAGTTTGTCGTAGAGAGAGAACACCTCATCTACTAATTGACTTTTCAGAGAATCTTCAAGTCAATGTATTCATAGTTGCTGGTACATTCCTTCAATTgatcaaattattaaatattcaattaccAATTGTAGATCCAAGTTTCTTCATTCAAAGATTTGCATCAGCCTTAGAGTTTGGTGATCAAACTAAAGATGTAATTGCGACCGCTAATAAATTAGTCGCTAGAATGAAGAGAGATTGGATGTCAATTGGTAGAAAGCCATCAGGTATTTGTGGTGCTTCATTATATATCGCTTCAAAAATTCATGGTTTCAAAAGATCAATGAAAGAAATCGTTCATGTCGTTAAAATTGGTGAACAAACTTTAATCAATCGTTTAGATGAATTTAGAAAAACACCAACTGCTACCCTTAGATTCGATGAATTCAATGGTATGGATTTAGAGGATCAATGTGATCCACCCTCTTTCACAAGAGCAAgattaaaagaaaagaaagaagaagaaaaattaaaacttttagaagaaaaaaaagaaagaaaaagattaaaaaaagagaaaaaaaaattacttgaacttgaaaataataaagataataaagaaataattataaaagaaaataaagaagaaatagagaaaaaattggaaaaaaaacaagacttaaaaaaagataaaaaagataaaattaaaggaGGTGAAggtgaagaggaagaagaagaagaggaagatgatgatgacgatgatgaagaggaggaagaagataatttaaatgaagaaaCTAAAGGTGATAATaagaagaataaaaaaagaaagagagaattattaaaagatgatgatgatattgaaaaagaatcaaatgatATAGTCAAAGGTTCACAAAATGTTCAATCTATTAAGGATATTACAAATGTAGATTCAATTCCAACAACACTTTTGGAGAATATTGAAAAGtttgaaaaaattcaatccgatattaaaactttagctcaaaaagtaaaaaatgaaatggatgaaaaaattaaagaaagtCAAAGTCAAGAACCAGatacaacaccaccaccatcatcaacaacaaccacacaaacaacaacaactacaactacaagtCAAAATAATGAGAGTTCAGCACCAATAGATTTACCAacaccaattaataaaacaatggATTCTGTTGTATCATACCCAACTATAACATCAACAATTGATCAATCAGTTTTTGCACCAAATGATGAATTGGAAAATTTAAGTGATGAAGAATTAGATTTTTACTTGGAACATGATAAAGATACtgtaaaaaagaaagaagagATTTGGGtggaattaaataaagaatggATTGAAAAGAATGAAGAAAGACAAAGAGAGATTGAGGAGGATATTAAAGCTGGTAGACCACCAAGAAAGAGAAAAGCACCTGTAAGTAAGAAATCTGCTGAAAATGCACAAGCTGCCGCtgaagaagaattaaaaaagagaaCTAGAAATGCAAAACTCGTTGAGAAATTAGGTCTCTTCAAACCAAATTTCGTTACTATGGGTTTATTTGGTGGGGCTGGTGCATCAAATAATCAAGCTGCCGTAGGTGCAATGTTATCTACTGATGGCACCTCTAAAAATACCTCTATCAATCcaaaagaaacaaataaagaagacgatgatgatgatgattatgaacCAATTCAACCAATTCAATCTGGTAGTTTATTAAGTCgtaattttaataactatgaagaagatgattattaa